The following nucleotide sequence is from Tardiphaga sp. 709.
ATCACTTCGCGCTCCCGGGGCGTCAACGTGAATGTCCGGGATTCAGACCTGAGTTTGAGGTTCGCCTTGTAGAGATAGAGGGCCATCATTTCGACGGCCCGGCGACCTTCCTTGCTCTCGTCGACAGCGTGACCGGCAAGAGATACGGTCGCCTGATAACCGCTGGTGCCCTGGATGGGGACGCATATGCCGCTCCGCAGGCCGTGCTCAATCGCGGAAATCTCAAGAACCCGGCCACCTCTTTGATCGAGCACCGGTGCGTCATGCCATCCAAAGGCATTGAAGCTCTTCCGGGCATAGTTCGCGACAGGATCAACTAGGATCAAGTTCTCGCGGTGATACTGTAACCGCCAAGCGCGCGGCCAATGATCCAGGATGAACATCTTGTCGAAGGCGGTCGGCTGGATACGAGAAGAAACAACCATAAAGGAGTCGTAGCCGAATTGCCGGACGGCCGCCGCAAAGGTATCGCGCAGGGACACCTCAGTTTTGGCTTTGTCCAGAAGTTCGAACGCAGAGAATATAGCGTCGAAACGTCCCACGTGAGCCTGTGCCTAACCAAACGGAATACAAGCAATTGATTGGCTCATTGTAGCGGATCGACTTGAACGTTGTGTCGCAGCCATGCTCATATCCACTTCTTTTAAGTCCATCTGGCGGAGCCCAAATGCAACCAAGGCATGCCAATGAAGTCGATGTCCATATTGGGAAGCGCCTCAAGATGCGCCGCCTGATCATGAACATGAGCCAAGAAGCGCTCGCAAATGAAATCGGGTTGACGTTTCAGCAGGTGCAAAAATACGAAAAAGGCGCGAATCGGATCAGTGCCGGCCGCATGCAGCAGATCGCCGCTATCCTGAAAGTACCGGTTACCTTTCTGTATGATGGACTTTAACATAAGGGCGGGGCTGTTTCCGAGGTTGGGATCGACGTTATCGAGCAGTTCCTGTCCACCAAGGACGGGCTGGCGCTCATTACGGCGTTTTCGCAAGTCGAGGACAGGAAGCTCCGCCAGAGTATCGTGGACTTGGTGAAGACCATCGTGGCAGAGCACAAGCCAAAGAAAAAGCGCAGCTGACCTAGCACGGACTCGAACGTGCCCTGACTATGATGCCGGCGGCGCATCACGTGATGCGATTCCAACGACCTCCCGCCCCATGAGGGCGGCAGTTATATTCGATGGCTGTCAAGGCGAGCCGAGCTACGCGGACTGAAGGCCGCCGGACGTTCGAGAAACCACGCCGGAGCCCGCGAAGTGATCTTCGCGGCCTCAAACAGAGCTGTACAGACAGATAGCCTTTGCGAGAACTGCCGCACCGGGCGTACCGACCTGCAGTGCATCAGCTGCGATGATCCCGAGTTAAAGTGGGCCGCAAGTCCGGCCACCGCGCCCAAGGAAAATCAGACCGAAACGCTTAAACAGCGTCCTTCGCAACCTTCAACGGCGACGCCTTGACGGTTTTGCTGGCCGGTTTGGCCGCGAATTCCATCGGCTCTTTCGTGAAGGGATTGATGCCGCTACGAGCTTCGGTCGCCGGCTTGTTGACGACTGACACCTTTACAAAGCCGGGAATGACAA
It contains:
- a CDS encoding LuxR family transcriptional regulator; the protein is MGRFDAIFSAFELLDKAKTEVSLRDTFAAAVRQFGYDSFMVVSSRIQPTAFDKMFILDHWPRAWRLQYHRENLILVDPVANYARKSFNAFGWHDAPVLDQRGGRVLEISAIEHGLRSGICVPIQGTSGYQATVSLAGHAVDESKEGRRAVEMMALYLYKANLKLRSESRTFTLTPREREVMRWAAVGKSAWDTGEILHISEQTVKSHISSVLSKLGVCSKTQAVVESIRRGEIHP
- a CDS encoding helix-turn-helix domain-containing protein, encoding MQPRHANEVDVHIGKRLKMRRLIMNMSQEALANEIGLTFQQVQKYEKGANRISAGRMQQIAAILKVPVTFLYDGL
- a CDS encoding HU family DNA-binding protein, coding for MAKMTKAQLIDAISESSNVSKSDVKAVIEHMATVGYKELNESGEFVIPGFVKVSVVNKPATEARSGINPFTKEPMEFAAKPASKTVKASPLKVAKDAV